The Lycium barbarum isolate Lr01 chromosome 12, ASM1917538v2, whole genome shotgun sequence genome includes a region encoding these proteins:
- the LOC132624346 gene encoding protein FAR1-RELATED SEQUENCE 12-like — protein MARIKFKISNGIWEVFEFSDEHNHSMIKINLRHFILSGRRLTGATKDIFSSMVDVGIHTKKAVRYIQNEAGGIENARFIEQDTHNFIQAHIKSTQRSESTNRVFTEMVCETMTLTEFVHHYEQRAVEMEYLKKVINVEMNGTCHTYTVLKGESGHFETVQFNSMDNSTSCSGLMFESLGWLCCHALKVLFLQLDLSYIPQQYILKRWTKNAKQGNEFEEYHKKNTPASSMAIRLNGLIKESFTVMTLAANDVESEEIVRKYLYQARVEITKAQSELYVKGTYKYCPKSSISAGPSSGIHDQILDPIKKKGNRNGYERLKPRIAQRKKRAPQKTLKARAIEQ, from the exons ATGGCTCGTATAAAGTTTAAGATTTCAAATGGGATATGGGAAGTATTTGAATTTTCTGATGAGCATAACCATTCGATGATAAAGATAAATTTGAGGCATTTCATATTGTCTGGCCGAAGGCTTACAGGTGCTACTAAAGACATATTCAGTTCTATGGTTGATGTTGGCATTCACACTAAAAAAGCTGTTAGGTATATTCAAAATGAAGCGGGTGGTATTGAAAATGCTAGATTCATTGAACAAGACACTCATAATTTCATACAAGCAC ATATTAAATCTACTCAGAGGAGTGAGAGCACTAATAGGGTCTTTACTGAAATGGTTTGCGAGACCATGACTTTAACTGAATTTGTTCATCATTATGAGCAACGGGCAGTTGAAAT GGAATATCTAAAAAAAGTGATCAATGTTGAAATGAATGGCACTTGTCACACATATACAGTCCTCAAAGGAGAAAGTGGTCACTTTGAAACTGTTCAATTCAATTCTATGGACAATTCCACAAGTTGCAGTGGTCTTATGTTTGAATCTTTGGGTTGGTTGTGTTGCCATGCACTGAAAGTTTTGTTCCTTCAATTGGACCTTTCTTATATTCCTCAACAATACATTCTGAAAAGATGGACAAAGAATGCTAAACAGGGAAATGAATTTGAGGAGTACCATAAGAAGAACACACCAGCTTCATCTATGGCCATTCGCTTAAATGGGTTGATAAAAGAATCATTTACTGTTATGACTTTAGCTGCAAATGATGTCGAGTCTGAAGAAATTGTtagaaaatatttatatcaagCGAGGGTTGAGATTACTAAAGCACAAAGTGAGTTATATGTGAAAGGTACTTATAAATATTGTCCAAAATCTAGTATATCTGCTGGCCCTTCTTCAGGAATTCATGATCAAATTTTGGATCCAATTAAGAAAAAGGGTAACCGAAATGGATATGAACGGTTGAAACCGAGAATTGCGCAAAGGAAGAAAAGGGCACCACAAAAGACCTTAAAAGCTCGAGCAATAGAACAATAG